The Lycium ferocissimum isolate CSIRO_LF1 unplaced genomic scaffold, AGI_CSIRO_Lferr_CH_V1 ctg653, whole genome shotgun sequence genome includes the window GAAGGAAGTTACAACAGTATCCCATAGAGTAGGAACTACTAgatctaaaatttaaaaatagagGTATCCTGAGTTACTATCAACTAGAAGGGAGGATTTATCGCTAACACATATTGAATTAATGCACATAGTAGTTTAATAACTCAGCAACTTACAATAGCAATGATTCACATTTGAACTTGATAACTGCAAATATAGCCACAAGTGCAAGCCATATGCTTcctagaataaataaataaataaatgacttCTACAAACGTCAAGGTGAAAACATATCTGATACCTGAATAGATGatacaataatagtaatagccGTAGGAGAACCTTTCAACTCCCTCTCCAACCACATCCATTGTGCATCTCCTAAGATACTGCCATCACTAGAGACAGGATCTCTGTAATATCTTGTATCCAAAAGAATGACCTAGAGAAGACCATCCATTAGATCAAACGGTACTGAAGGAcgtaaataaaaattagtttgtTGATGGTAATGATTGCAATTGTTTAAACAATATAAAGAATAATCTCATATAAGAAATTTCACATTAACATGAAGATACCTTAACATGTTTACCCACAGGACCAAATATGTATGATGCATAAACACCAGCTTGTTTGCGCCTAGAGAAAAAAGAATGGTGAAAAGTGACTGAAAAAAGCAATTTGAAAGAAGAACAGCAAGCTTAAAATGTCAACAGTTCCATTAGTTGGGACCGACAAGTAGCCACAGCAATGAAGAAATGAGGAATCAAACTATATGATCGATGAAAAAGGACACCATCCTAGGTCATAAAGGATTTTGTCAATTGAAGATCAACTTCTACTTTAGATTTCCACAACAAAAACCAAATAAGGAAGTTGGATAATtaacatataaagaaagaatgagagaAGGACGGTTGACTCAACCACCTCTTGATACTATGAAGAATGAGGGATTGCTTACCGAGTACTTTCTAGCGGTTCATCCAGAAAATCAAGTAAAAGCCTTTGGTTAGTGATCTTGCTCTCAAATTCTTTTCCTGCGTCGTTtaatccataatcatggtcatccCAGGTGCCAATAACCTAAAAGATTCCAATATTAgagattataaaaaataatataagcCAGGGCCAAGATGTATAGGGTTCTTCATTTTCTAAACAGAAATGTTAGTGTATACATATAGTAAGAGATAGGAGTAGTAGAATACCTTAGTTTTGCGGGTGAGAGTAGAATATCCAGGAATGGTCTTAGCTTGATGATATCGGGACTTCATTTCGTGCTCAGAAGAAGGGTAAAACCTAGGGACATTCTTCCAGGGGCCAATAGTCCTCTCCTTTCCAAAAAGCTTGAAAGGACGTCTTATATCTCCGTAGATGTTGTCGCCCATCCAGATGAACACTTGAGGATCAAAACGGATTATTGCATCCCATATAGGCTGCCAGCCCACGGACGGAAAATGAGGAGTCTTAagtttaaaaccaaaaaaaaaaaaaaaaaaacaaagaaacgaACCTGGGGAGCGCTTTGATTGGCGCACGATCCAAAAGCAATCCGGGAGACTATAGCAGCACTATGTCCGCTGCAGCATGACAATAATAGCACTATCACTATTGTTCCCCACCACCACCGCATGAATGCAATTGGTGACAACTTCACTTGCTTGTTTCTTCGCTGAATCAAAACTAAACCTAAGAGAGATAAACTGATCGAAAATATTCCGCCGAACTTGGTGTGCTGGGATCGAATTCCTTCCTCCCTTTTCATATTTGACATCCTTCCCCTTTCAAATTTGTGTAGTACAAtgtaggggtcgtttggttcaaatTGTAAGAGATATTATCTcggcataaaaagaaaaaatcaaatcaaaacttgaattgaactagaaaaaAATTTGATATTTGTTTATCTGATTTGATTTTATCTTTTAAAGTTAAAACTATAAAGAAAttggtttcatttttttctcagCCGACAAAAAATAGAttgaaaaaatcgaaccaaaccgtcTATATGAATACATATTGAAACGTATTATGTGTGTGTTGTAGCGCTCCTGAAAATTTCGGCGAGCTAAAAATATTAGAATTATCATGTTGCTGTAAGCAAATGCTTAAGTTTTAATATTTTACGGCGAGCTAAACTATTAGAACTATCATGTCACGTGTCATAGAATGTTAAGGATTATGATAGAATAAGGACGTGTCACGAAGTGTATAACACTATTCAGAATCAAGTTGTTCGGGAAAAGTTCACAAAAAGAGAGAACgacgaaatttcaaaaaaaaaaaaaaaaaagtaaataataatgttgtcaagtATGCAGCGCACAGCTAGCGCGCAACGCTCTGCCAGCACGCAAGGTAGGGGTAGCAAGGCAGTGCATGGGATGCGCTATGCTCACAAAACATGCAAGTGAAACGGGTCATTAGGAGCCCAACTCGAATAAAATGTGCATGTATGATCCTTTTAGTCCATATGTTGAAATTCTTACATTAATGTTGGAAATACTTTAACTTTGTGTTGGTATATACTGTGATGTTTAAAATTGAGAGTTTTATCTAAATTAAATTGCTAaagatattattatttttaaattgttGGATTCTTTTTATACTATAAGCAAGTAGCCTACCTAGCTAATCGAGACCAAGGCCGTCTCAACAAGATTAGGGGCCTAAGGCCAAACTTCAAAGAGAGACCctatttttattaaaagaaaaaattgtgatatatatgtttatttaaaagtctatttttaaagtttttttagatgcgaagtcattaattaatattttataatcgTCAAGAACAATACAAAGTTGAtaacaattttttcaaatcaatttatTCTAAAAATTATTCAAGTGACAACAATATAGCTAATCAATCACGtcactaaaaaaaattcttcttcttttttttttttaataaaaattgtttactccctctatctcaaGTTTTGTGACACAATTTGAATTTTAGGAGtcaaattttattatttgtatCCGAATTcggacatacaatctttaagttttttgaaatacaatttacatatttagaaactacatataaaaatattataagtcacaataattttttaaacaaattagcaataaaacatgataaaaaaTGGGGCACGCCATCGCTTTAGTGGCCTTGGCCTTTGAGCGCTCACGATCGAGACTTACACTACGCAATAAAATATCGCATGTATGTAAGTTCATATGACTGTTCATGCACTAGTGGAAGACTCAGCAACTACCACAACTCCTACTTTAAGTGGAACTTTAGTCTATAGGTTGAGAAGTTACTTGGTATGTTGTCAATATATCATTACTAGTGAAATCTATCCGCGCTTCGCGCTGATTAGACTTTCAAGTAttgaatttcttatttatttttttaaatatttcaagtttaaaCCAATTTTATTATTAACACTTAGTTTATATAGTTTACTATGGATTTTCATTACTTAAAGAGTTTTTAGTCTTCTAAAAAGCTTGTATAATCTATGCAAGggaaacaatatttttttttcctcttagaAAAACTAATCTTAAAACAGCATGGTTATGTCTTTGTACATTTAATATATACGTATAATTAGgaaaaaaatatgcatataaTTATCCATTTAATATATACGTATAATTAGgaaaaaaatatgcatataaTTATCCAATTTTATAAATCTCTTCTGTattttttgtcttatttttttccccccttttaacCTCTTTATCTTgtatctttttcctttcttactttttttttttgtttttttcctttattacttCCCTATATAAAtcactaattttctttttagcaAAAAATCAcatcttattttcctttcttctttaacTTCCTAATAGTAAAGATAAGTAACCAAAATACATTATTCCCAAGTCtcaacataaataaaatatatatatatatataaaaaaagatattaaggaAATAGTGCGTAAAAACATATTATAGACTATGAAGAAGCATATATTATATTATCCATTAGTTATTCAATTTAATTTGAGAATATGAAAAGAATTAATATAGTTCGGAATATAATAAAAACAAAGATGAGGAATATGAAAagaatacaaaaaatattataaataaatttaattttttttttttttggatcatgaaatatttaaattcaaccaattttttagaaaattcaatATTAATTCGTAGCCTATTTTCTTTGTACCGGTAGTCACTTCCTGTTACATCTCGAAGATTTCGAattgttgcattgtgagtaaactaacgtgagcttaaggtgaacatgaagtccttatgaggttaaggagagtatttgataactttaagcatgtaccataagatttcgaagtcaaatgaatcggtgaaactaagttcttCGAAGGAAGTcgaatgtaagtcatgtttgggaaggtttcgcaaTAATTGAGCTATAAtttgtttagtaatgtcttgaggggggAGCTATggggccccttagatggttaatgaagtgttatgcaagtgccaataaggttccataaggattgggggtagaacgaatcgacgagagtAAGTTTCGGGACATTATGGATTGTACGGTcatttatacgaaccgtataaattatacggcccgtataatggtccgtagaaccATTCCAGGGAAGGGTAAACCcttggtgggattatacggaccgtataaatggccgtataatcgggtcgagccagttttttttttttttttttttttttatatggacgaccttgttctttttctttttttttcatttcccactttacccaaactcttaaaagctctagaaccttcttccaagcatattccactcaaacccaagagaaatcaaagatcaaatagcaagaatcaagatattcaAGTGTTGGGAGACTCACTAGGGTTGTAGGATTCAAGAATTCCTTGGgtgttgaagttagggtttcacTCAAGTTGGTAACTCGATCCAAAGttcattcctatgagataaaaggttagttttcatgtctatttcatgttgttaagcatgcttggttgttgaataacttgggtgagggaagaaagtagtagatgaagctcaaatataaatttaatgatatttttgagcagtaaattaacttgagttgcCATTGTTAGAatgatatgagtataatcttgttataaatggtaaTAATGGTGACAAGGAAGTGTTGCATACAATTGTGTAAAGGGTGATCTGAAATTGTTGATATAAATggattatgagaatgaattttaagacttaatggaatatgactacttgattatgatattgtggatgttgttatggttgtttggaagtttttttgtaatatggtggaagtcgatggaATAGggaaaatgttgcccaattttcgctagctcatgaattattctagtttgaacttaagagtgtcattaagacttaaccttggtgtgaatccttttaaatgtagatttctcaagctttggaggtgaaggttaagtagttaagaagacataaaggtatgtaaggctaacccttcttcttAAGGCATGTTCCCATTTGTCgtataccttcatgtgaaatccataatatcttccatgatgatttcattcctagaatcacaaaaactcatagttcttgatatcctcatgataccattggtctCATTCTACGATAGTTGACCctctaaagaaaaatatatagacgatgatgatgttgacgcTACGTAAGTACTCCTaggtgtatatgtatttatatatgtatggccagtatgtaacaccgagcttatgtgctcgggtatgatatctattgcgcgcgcaacactacagttgggtacggataacactgagttTTGGTAGGGCCGAGTATgcataacaccgagccttgttatggtcaGGTATGTAAGACACTGAACTCACATGGTCTGGTATGGTACtactatgtatgtatgtgtatgaaatggaaggttTCCATTAGAacaagggtaagtaaatatgataaaTGTCgttagaggtataaatggctctactATCTTATGACTCTTCTATCTCATGTTATCTTTCATGCTATTGTTATGCTactacttatgccttatatactcagtacattgttcatactgacttccttttgtttgtggacgctatgtcatgcctgcaggtgaacagggagatagacttgatccttaggctgcttatccagagactgcttagaggagctccatttgattcggagctacagctgttggtactattcttttgtgtatatacatataggcatggcagggccctgtcccgtatatatgatgtttcatactctttttagaggctcgtagacagttgtgtatagctagatgtctcttagccttgtcggctcgtattttgtatatcattttagtagcctcgccggcttgtgtatatgtatatgggcatagttgttgatgttgatataaaagtgctcTTGTCGATGAGATTTGTAATAATGCTGCAAAGTAATtgcgagttagccatgtggctcagtTAGTTATGAATGTGAAAGTGCGATAAGAGGTGCCTAGGTGGGTTAGCtacgggtgcccgtcatggccttccggttgggtcgtgatactTCCATCTTTTCAAGTTTTTGTTTTACTATAAGCTTTTGGTCCCTATAATTACACATATTGTAAATTGTGCTTGGATGACGGATCTGCTCGCTAGCATTCTCGTATTAGCTGCTTGGTGAGTCTCAGTTTCCTTCGGGGTGTTAGCTTATTTACAGTCTTTTAGTGTTTTATACAGTCAAGTATGTCGGGGGCCTTATCCCGATAAACAGTCAGTATTTCAttattctttagaggcttcatagacttgAGTTGCAGTCACTCAGTATTTTAGCAGGCTTTTATGTGTTACATCTCGTAGTTTTATACATTGAGATTGATCATTTATTAGTTGCTATAGTCTTGGACACCGGGATTGTTTCTGATATTATACGAGAGTGGACACGCCTATCTTAtgtttataagggtttaagttcatttggtaagttatgaaaggattagagaataagtgaattGAAGCAGAAAGGTTTGTCAAAAGTTGATTCTGGAAAATATGAACTACGAACCGTATTTTATAAGATATAGTCCGTATTCTATGATACGGACCCTATTTAAGGATTTGGAAAATCTCCAGAGAAGGCAATCTGGGAGGTGGAGAAATAAGGACCactatacgatccgtataattttatacggaccctGATTTTCTGAGAAGACATCCGTTCATTCTTAAGTCATTTTAAACCCAACCCAAGTTCTTAaaagctctagaaacctctcctATTATATTCAATCACTTCCCCAAGCataaaatcaaagattaaagtGAGAATCAAAGTGCTTAGGGTTTCAAAGTGTTGTTGAAATTTCTCTATTCTTCTTGTAAAAGCTTTAGAGGATatttcaaggtgaagtaatcctggaattgaagtgttcttgagttaagatttcatcttatttccatattttttagtttatgtGGTAATTAATTATGCTAAGGTTTGAGggaaagaaattggaggaaaggttcaaacatgaacttaatgttattttgagttgtaatttAACTTGAACTATGATTGTTAGTGTGTTTTGAGTAAAAATCTTGTTACGGGGGATAATAgttaatgttgaggaagtgttgtatgcaaGTGTATATGAGACTGCTCAATGGCATATCTTTAAATATTGTGaatatgaatttaaaggtgATCATATGAGGTTGTTTTGTAAATTGTTAGTTGTGGATTTTGTGGTGATGATTAAGAAATAGGGGAAAGCCTGTCCATTTCACTTTAGAATCAAGGTATcgttgatatacgtgatatacaaGCGCCATCTAAGTCGTATATGTATTCCTTTGTTAGGAGTGGCGCTCTAGTGGTGATAAGATTTATTGTTGGATTATTTGGACGGCTTGAGGTATATTAAGGCaaacttttctttcattttggcatgatctataatGAAAGGAAGCGTAAATGAAAGTCATTCCATaacgactctactcttagatatGCTAGAAGCTTTTGTTCTTAACCTCTTTTTTATGatattgatcttgtcttatgattattgatccttcaaagtaagttatgttgatgatgatagttccataatgataatcggaggtgcaacgaccttacgtcactccgatagagtcttAACACTTCTTTGTGCTCTCAtgcattatacatatatataggccaAATCCATCGGGAGACACCTGTGGTTGGCAGGATTTTTCACTTAGACACCTCAACTAAACGTTGTACCTATTGACCACCCAGACTACATCGAATTTGTTCCAATTAGACGCTTTTTCGACCATCGGCCAAAATTAAAAAGTGTTTGCAATACACTTGCGGGTGATGTGGCATGATGACTAAATTAAAAGAGGACACGTGGCATTTGGTTGTAAAATAatagtaatttaaaaataattaaaaagaaaagctttttttagcaaaataaataaataaataatcttattttttatatcCCACCCCACCTACCCCACACCCCTACCGGACTAGTGTCGGCGAACCACTTGCTCCGACGAACTCCAACCAATGACTCACGGATAGTTAATGACGAAAGTAAAAAGACACAAATCTAAAATCACCATTATTTCTAGGAGTCTCCAAATCCATGGACTTCCCTTCATTGCAAGAGCAAGAAAAATTAGAGTTGTCATTTGCATTTCTTGCTTATGCAGTTGTTGAGATCCTTACACTATTGTCACCATTTTTGTTGCTATTTCGATCTTTGAGTCACTTCAAAATGGACCCAAAAAGCCCAAACTACACTTTCTTGATTTGTgtttttggttttgaaatctgttGTTTTTACCACAGCCTCCCGATCCCCTTTAGCCCGTTCTATAATGTTTGTGTTTTTCTGCAGGTGAATCAAGATTGGAAAAAGACTTCACCAAAAAATTGAACAGAGCTCAAATTGTTTTTTCCCCTTGATTTTATTCTCTTTCCTTTAGAAAAAAGAAGTTGAGATTTATCTTACAATATTAATATGTTATTTTTAACAATAGAATGATCCATCCTCTTTCAATTTGGCTACTGCAAGTCTGCAAGTGAAGAGATCAATTTCAATCTCCATTGAAGGGGTTTAATAAGCTCGGGGGAAATGGCTGAAGAAATGGAGAAGAcgaagttgaaaaataaaaataaaatttggctAAATAGAGCTTCTCACGCGCTGATTTTGGGTGTATTACACTCACCATGCCATGTCAGCAAAAAATGTCTAATTGGAATAAATTTGATGTAGTCTGAGTGGTCAATAGGTACAACGTTTAGTTGAGGTGTCTAAGTGAAAAATTCCGCCAACCACAGGTGTCTCCCGATGGGTttggccatatatatatgtatctattgGGTACGGAATGATGATACAGCCGTATAGtgtagcttatatatatatatatatgtaaatatttttaaaagaaagcatgcatgtcatacgccctcagtggcattcagatgtacaggttgactctcttttatctcatgataccttcatgtctttattatgttgtttttcatgccttacatactcagtaattTATCcatactgacgccccttttctggggcgctgcgtttcatccCTGCAGGTTCAGGTAGGCAGGTTGATGATCCGACCCTATAGGTTGCTGACCAGCCGACATTGGAGCACTCTTCTTGTTTCGGAGTTGCAGGCTAGTTTTGGTACGatattctttttgtgtacatacggGTACGGCGAAGCC containing:
- the LOC132045348 gene encoding uncharacterized protein LOC132045348, yielding MSNMKREEGIRSQHTKFGGIFSISLSLLGLVLIQRRNKQVKLSPIAFMRWWWGTIVIVLLLSCCSGHSAAIVSRIAFGSCANQSAPQPIWDAIIRFDPQVFIWMGDNIYGDIRRPFKLFGKERTIGPWKNVPRFYPSSEHEMKSRYHQAKTIPGYSTLTRKTKVIGTWDDHDYGLNDAGKEFESKITNQRLLLDFLDEPLESTRRKQAGVYASYIFGPVGKHVKVILLDTRYYRDPVSSDGSILGDAQWMWLERELKGSPTAITIIVSSIQVISNHSATTGPLFYTESWGRFPREKSRLFKLISDSKREGVFFISGDVHFGEIARYNCAAGYPLYDITSSGLTQAVEKAVSPPLHFVVRFLAWLTPAIMRVKDKSCRYRSCTYGQPNFGTIEINWDSDPVGLKFDIRDEKGLPVIALKISLTELQGQKVDSEMTIGLEKFQKYCSLEVDSPWFVRYRLAIFFFSALAVLLLATIGLLCAVRSCCKRCHCKCKHD